CTGGTATGTTGGGGGAGGGGGCGGTTGATTCGGGGCGACCATTGTGGCTGAGCTTGGCCTCTAGGCCCGTCACCTGGCGGAGAGAGGGTGCCTTCCGGAGAGAGTTGGGACACTCGTTCGGCCAGAGATGGGGTGGTACTGTCGGTAGCCGTTGTGTTGTGGCCTCCGCTGGGGAAGCGGAGGGGGGTGACCCAGGTTGAGGGCGTCGACCCGGGGGAGGGCCAGCAGCTGCGCGAGGTGCTCGGGGGCGCTGTAGAGGCGGCCCTCCCACCTGCATAGGTTCAGATGGCATCGCCTCCAGATAAGCCTGTACATGAGAATTGGCAAAATAGTCTTTGAGGGAGGTCTCCACCTGCCTCAGGTCACGGAAGTGGGAAAAAACCTCTTCCCGCAGCCAACGTTCTGCGTAAAGACACAACCCTGGCAGTAAGTCAGGTGCCTGTTGGGAATGCTCGCGAATGAATGCCAGCGGTTCATACTCCTGGCTCAGCTCTAAGGCCCGGCTAGATTCTTCGGTCTGACCCAGCAGCAGGGCACAGACGGCCTGCTCTAAATGAACATCCTGTTGGATGCCGATGCGCATGAGCAGTTGCTTCGCCCGCCGCACCAAGGCCGGCTGGTGTTGGGCAAACCCCCGAGCCAAGAGGGCATACACGGCCAGGTAGATGGCTACGGCGGAAGGACGGCGAGCCTCGGCCTCGAAGAGTTCTTGCTGCTCGGCGGCTGTCAGATAGCCCCGCAACTGCTGAATAAACCGCAGAAAGTCGTCAATGGATAGCCCCGAGAGATCATCTTCGGTACCATCAATGCCGCCGCGATCTTGCAGCATGGCTTTGAGTAAGGTTAGTCCTTGTCGTCGTTCCCGGCTTTGCTCTAGGGGACGGGCCAGAAGTTCTAAGATGCGATAGGGCCGAAGCTTGTAGAGATCGGCTTGGATCTCGGCTCGAATGGAGGGAAATCGGTTTTCTCGCACCAATAACTCTTGGCCGGTTTCCAGGGATTCGGCGGCACTTTCATACTGTCGCTGTTGCCATTGTTCTCGTCCTAACTCTAGGCAGGCTAGGGCCAGGGTGAGGACAATATCAGATAGGACTGACTGGGACGGGCTGGCAGCGCTGCCTTCCAGACTCAGTTCTCCACTGCTGAGATAGGGGCGGCCGAGGCGAATCACCAGTTCATATTCTCCCAGCTCTAGCAGAATCAGCAGCGCCCCAACCAGTTGCTGATCCTCGATTTCAATGGTGGGAGTGTATGCTTCGCTGGATTCGTCTGCCAGAGACTGGAGAGCGGCTTCCTCTGGAGTACCTTCTGCTGGCGCCGGTTCAGAAGATGAGGCGGGAGTCTCGGCGTTGGGGTCTAGGGCATAGGCTTTGGTGAGGAAATGATTGTCATAGTCCTGGCGTTTTTCAGGATCTGACAACCGTTCGTACGCTTCATCTAACAGCTGCTTGCGGGCCTCGATAGCCGCCTCAGAATATTCTCGACGGGGTAGTTGTAAGGTGCGATCGCGATGGGCCTGTTTCAACTGGTCAGCAGTTGCCTGAATCGGCAACCCCAGAATGCGGTAGTAGTCCAGCGAAATTCGCACGATATTAGATCCCCAGCAGCTAGCTCATTCGAAATCGTATCGAAAAACTATACGGCAGACACTCCCCCCGGATTGTTTATAGGTTCAAGAGCCCTGAATGTATAGAGAATATATAGATCACCCATGGCGCCTCGAGCTCGAGGTTAGACCACCGGCAAACTGTTCTATACCTGACCATACTCAGCATGAGCCCCATATTAAACCGTTTCCATGGTCAGAACAGAGAGCTGCCAGGACACCGGTACCCCTGAGCCGATGTCTGGGCCAGGCTAGTTATCTTACTTGAAAAAATGAATAACCCTCAGGAAGACTGCCACAGCGTAGTAATCGCGTGCGGTAAAATTGTCCGGCAGCCGTTGACATACGGTGCCCAGTCTCGTCTGATATTAAAATTATTGATGAAATCTTAAGCGTTGGATACTGCGGCGAGGACACGACAATCCCATGGTTCAGGAACGAACATTACCGGCATTTCATGGCACGCCGGCCCAGATCACCAGAGACGAAGGGCTGATGCTCTACGAGGATATGGTGTTGGGGCGCTATTTCGAGGACAAATGCGCCGAGATGTACTACCGGGGCAAAATGTTTGGGTTTGTCCACCTCTACAACGGCCAAGAGGCGGTGTCGACCGGCGTCATCAAAGCCATGCGCCCAGATGACTACGCCTGTAGCACCTATCGAGACCATGTCCATGCCCTTAGTATGGGAGTTCCGGCTCGTCAGGTAATGGCCGAGCTGTTCGGCAAAGAAGCAGGCTGTAGCCGCGGACGGGGAGGCTCTATGCACTTGTTCT
This portion of the Halomicronema hongdechloris C2206 genome encodes:
- a CDS encoding IMS domain-containing protein: MRISLDYYRILGLPIQATADQLKQAHRDRTLQLPRREYSEAAIEARKQLLDEAYERLSDPEKRQDYDNHFLTKAYALDPNAETPASSSEPAPAEGTPEEAALQSLADESSEAYTPTIEIEDQQLVGALLILLELGEYELVIRLGRPYLSSGELSLEGSAASPSQSVLSDIVLTLALACLELGREQWQQRQYESAAESLETGQELLVRENRFPSIRAEIQADLYKLRPYRILELLARPLEQSRERRQGLTLLKAMLQDRGGIDGTEDDLSGLSIDDFLRFIQQLRGYLTAAEQQELFEAEARRPSAVAIYLAVYALLARGFAQHQPALVRRAKQLLMRIGIQQDVHLEQAVCALLLGQTEESSRALELSQEYEPLAFIREHSQQAPDLLPGLCLYAERWLREEVFSHFRDLRQVETSLKDYFANSHVQAYLEAMPSEPMQVGGPPLQRPRAPRAAAGPPPGRRPQPGSPPSASPAEATTQRLPTVPPHLWPNECPNSLRKAPSLRQVTGLEAKLSHNGRPESTAPSPNIPVTSQPRPRRRRSTGTRWDRLALVLVVGLLGIGAVGFISMRALSWVTGLFSGPRVTGIPLGIELQQPPIAIPPPPSPEEQIGVEDIAQRTIEQWLAAKREAMGPEHNLEALQTVLVDPLLSQWIRNAEATQQSDRYWEYQHQVQVDEVVPDDPSADALQVTATVVEDANFFEFGVENTQESYDETLTMQYDLVRRDGDWFVQNNTKLESARP